A region of Maridesulfovibrio sp. DNA encodes the following proteins:
- a CDS encoding sigma 54-interacting transcriptional regulator, which produces MVENKKYKLLFKDRIGIVFDITKLMLEHKLNIISMEVEQKEGFARTSVEIEGGHTLDTEEMLRLFSSLPGIHSQTELKRLPQEKREKWFRTLFDGMSEGIVSVNSKGIINTANSVACRILNAPYESLVNTYVGEITPKNNLLMECMQKRIPVNRRKSVMTSTGRVDFYGSAKPILDSQGEFVGAVLLMKDLQEVRAMVDAVMTPIDFKFDDFIGECPAIKNLITFAKRIAELDTIVSITGESGTGKELFARAIHFESGRPGPFIPINCAALPEQLIESELFGYIDGAFTGAKKKGKPGLFEAAHNGTIFLDEIGDMPPGPQAKILRVLQEGCVRRIGGVEEIPVNTRVITATNKNLNDMVAAGDFREDLFYRINVLNIQIPPLRERDTDIILMAGKFLNRFNRKLEKKEQTISATGQQKLLDYSWPGNVRELQNVIERASIFSNSNEISADSIHLNSKQQSTCGQKCKAVPTTLQNGMSLKEMIGKYETKILLEALNSTSSIRKAAQKLGISHTALLKKIEKHKLRNESSVSPWEATTTLN; this is translated from the coding sequence ATGGTTGAAAATAAAAAGTATAAACTTCTGTTTAAGGACCGTATCGGAATTGTCTTCGACATCACCAAACTGATGCTGGAGCACAAGCTTAATATCATCAGCATGGAAGTAGAACAGAAGGAAGGCTTCGCCCGGACTTCAGTGGAGATTGAGGGCGGACACACCCTTGATACGGAAGAAATGCTGAGGTTGTTCTCCTCCCTGCCCGGAATTCACAGCCAGACCGAACTGAAAAGACTCCCGCAGGAAAAAAGGGAAAAATGGTTCCGAACCCTGTTTGACGGCATGAGCGAGGGGATTGTTTCGGTAAACTCCAAAGGCATAATCAACACGGCCAACAGCGTTGCCTGCCGTATCCTCAACGCACCCTACGAAAGCCTCGTCAATACCTATGTCGGAGAGATAACGCCCAAAAACAATCTCCTCATGGAGTGTATGCAAAAACGCATTCCGGTCAACAGGCGCAAGTCCGTCATGACAAGCACCGGAAGGGTTGACTTCTATGGCTCAGCCAAACCCATCCTTGATTCTCAGGGGGAATTCGTCGGCGCGGTCCTGCTCATGAAGGACCTGCAGGAAGTCAGGGCTATGGTTGATGCGGTAATGACCCCCATCGACTTTAAATTTGATGATTTCATCGGAGAATGTCCGGCCATCAAAAACCTGATCACCTTTGCCAAACGCATTGCCGAACTGGACACTATCGTCTCCATCACCGGAGAAAGCGGCACAGGCAAAGAACTCTTTGCCCGGGCAATCCACTTCGAAAGCGGAAGGCCCGGACCGTTCATCCCCATAAACTGTGCGGCCCTGCCAGAACAACTCATTGAAAGCGAACTCTTCGGCTACATTGACGGAGCCTTTACCGGAGCCAAAAAGAAAGGCAAGCCCGGACTCTTTGAAGCCGCTCATAACGGAACCATATTCCTTGATGAAATCGGTGACATGCCCCCCGGCCCACAGGCCAAGATTCTGCGTGTCCTGCAGGAAGGCTGCGTACGCCGCATCGGCGGGGTTGAAGAAATTCCGGTCAACACCAGAGTAATCACCGCCACCAATAAAAACCTGAACGATATGGTGGCAGCCGGAGATTTCCGGGAAGACCTTTTCTACCGCATCAATGTTTTGAACATTCAGATTCCTCCCCTCCGCGAAAGGGATACCGATATAATACTTATGGCCGGAAAATTCCTGAACCGCTTTAACCGCAAACTTGAAAAAAAAGAACAGACGATAAGCGCGACCGGGCAGCAAAAACTGCTGGACTACAGTTGGCCGGGCAACGTCCGGGAATTACAGAATGTAATTGAACGAGCCTCAATATTCAGTAATTCCAATGAAATTTCAGCCGACTCAATCCACTTGAACTCCAAACAACAATCCACATGCGGGCAGAAATGCAAAGCAGTCCCCACGACACTGCAAAACGGAATGTCCTTGAAAGAAATGATCGGCAAGTATGAAACAAAAATCCTGCTCGAGGCTCTCAACTCTACTTCCAGCATACGCAAGGCAGCCCAAAAGCTGGGTATCTCTCATACCGCGCTGCTGAAAAAGATTGAGAAGCATAAATTGCGCAACGAAAGCAGCGTATCTCCATGGGAGGCGACCACAACGCTGAATTAA
- a CDS encoding MetS family NSS transporter small subunit: protein MEVSAIIMMLFGLTITWGGAYACFRIAFKNN, encoded by the coding sequence TCAGCAATTATTATGATGCTTTTCGGACTTACAATAACTTGGGGAGGGGCTTATGCCTGTTTCCGTATTGCTTTTAAGAATAACTAA
- the ald gene encoding alanine dehydrogenase has product MKVGILKEIKSEENRVSMTPSGVEVMIANGHELWVEKSAGVGSGFEDEDYVAAGAKIINTPAEIYAECEMVMHVKEPQPSEYEMVREGQIVFTYFHFAPDEPLTRAFIKNKSVAIAYETVEGPKGDLPLLTPMSEVAGRMSIQQGAKYLERYYGGRGMLMGGVTGVAPTNVVVIGGGVVGTNAAQMACGLGAKVYLLDMNLERLRYLSEIMPKNCFPMMSTPALLRELVLDADVVIGAVLVAGAKAPKLVTREMLKSMKDGSVIVDVAIDQGGCFETSKATTHGDPVYDVEGVIHYCVANMPGAVPMTSTMALTNATLPYALQIANKGWRKAAQDSHAIKTGLNMVGGKVTFKGVADAFDLEYTPVEGVLYDN; this is encoded by the coding sequence ATGAAAGTTGGTATCTTGAAAGAAATCAAATCAGAAGAAAACAGAGTTTCAATGACACCTTCCGGTGTTGAAGTAATGATCGCAAACGGCCATGAACTGTGGGTTGAAAAATCCGCAGGTGTAGGCAGCGGCTTCGAAGACGAAGATTACGTTGCAGCCGGTGCAAAAATCATCAACACCCCCGCAGAAATCTATGCGGAATGCGAAATGGTCATGCACGTTAAAGAGCCTCAGCCTTCTGAATACGAAATGGTCCGTGAAGGACAGATCGTTTTCACTTATTTCCACTTTGCTCCTGATGAGCCCCTGACCCGCGCATTCATCAAGAACAAATCTGTAGCCATCGCTTATGAAACCGTTGAAGGCCCCAAAGGCGACCTGCCCCTGCTCACCCCGATGAGTGAAGTTGCCGGACGCATGTCCATTCAGCAGGGCGCAAAATACCTCGAACGCTACTACGGTGGACGCGGCATGCTCATGGGCGGAGTTACCGGTGTAGCTCCCACAAATGTCGTTGTCATCGGCGGCGGTGTGGTTGGTACCAACGCAGCGCAGATGGCCTGCGGTCTGGGCGCAAAAGTATACCTGCTCGATATGAACCTCGAAAGACTGCGCTACCTTTCTGAAATCATGCCCAAAAACTGCTTCCCGATGATGAGCACCCCTGCACTTCTGCGTGAACTGGTTCTTGATGCAGACGTTGTTATCGGTGCAGTTCTGGTTGCCGGAGCCAAGGCACCCAAACTGGTTACCCGCGAAATGCTCAAGTCCATGAAAGACGGCTCCGTAATCGTTGACGTTGCCATTGACCAGGGCGGTTGCTTTGAAACCTCCAAGGCCACAACCCATGGCGATCCCGTTTACGATGTTGAAGGAGTTATCCACTACTGCGTAGCCAACATGCCTGGTGCAGTACCCATGACTTCCACCATGGCCCTGACCAACGCAACCCTGCCCTACGCTCTCCAGATCGCCAACAAAGGCTGGAGAAAAGCAGCACAGGACAGCCACGCCATCAAGACCGGCCTGAACATGGTCGGCGGAAAAGTAACCTTCAAGGGTGTTGCTGATGCATTCGACCTTGAATACACCCCCGTTGAAGGCGTTCTTTACGACAACTAA
- a CDS encoding sodium:alanine symporter family protein, whose product MEFLTLLDGLVGKVGAFAWGPPMLVLLVGTGIWLTFSLRGLQFRKLWYALYLALIKRKEDTDEPGDITHFQALMTALSATVGTGNIAGVATAIAVGGPGALFWMWITGLVGMATKYAEAVLAVKYRIVDENGEMSGGPMYYISRGLKMPWLGSAFAICASIAAFGIGNMVQSNSVADAVEATYNISPFITGAILMVCTAAVILGGIKKIGQVTGFFVPVMILFYMAGASYIIIANITEVPAALGLIIEQAFSPTAAVGGFAGSTIMLAIRMGVARGVFSNESGLGSAPIAAAAAQTKQPVTQALVSMTQTFIDTLIVCTMTGLVLILTGVWSSGATGAELTTLGFGAGFSGGEHVVTIGLVLFAYSTILGWSYYGEKSIEYLLGIKAVLPYRLAFIVFVGIGAVAKLSLVWNISDTLNGLMAIPNLVGLLLLTPVVVSETKKFFERQEDKSESMAPSAATETEK is encoded by the coding sequence ATGGAATTTTTGACCTTACTGGACGGATTGGTTGGAAAAGTAGGAGCCTTTGCCTGGGGACCGCCCATGCTGGTCCTGCTGGTTGGAACCGGAATATGGCTGACTTTCTCTCTACGCGGACTGCAATTCCGGAAATTGTGGTACGCCCTCTACCTTGCCCTCATTAAACGTAAAGAAGACACTGATGAACCCGGCGACATCACCCACTTTCAGGCTCTGATGACCGCCCTTTCCGCAACAGTCGGAACAGGTAATATCGCAGGTGTCGCCACCGCCATTGCAGTGGGTGGTCCCGGCGCATTATTCTGGATGTGGATTACCGGCCTCGTGGGAATGGCCACCAAATACGCGGAAGCAGTTCTGGCTGTAAAATACCGCATCGTCGATGAAAACGGCGAAATGAGCGGTGGCCCCATGTACTATATCTCCCGCGGTCTTAAAATGCCCTGGCTGGGTAGCGCATTCGCAATCTGTGCCTCCATTGCCGCTTTCGGTATCGGCAACATGGTGCAGTCCAACTCCGTGGCCGACGCAGTTGAAGCCACCTACAATATCTCCCCCTTCATCACCGGCGCAATACTCATGGTCTGCACAGCCGCGGTTATCCTCGGAGGTATCAAAAAGATCGGTCAGGTTACCGGATTTTTCGTTCCCGTAATGATCCTCTTTTACATGGCTGGAGCCTCATACATCATCATTGCAAACATCACTGAAGTGCCCGCAGCTCTCGGACTCATCATTGAACAGGCTTTCAGCCCGACAGCAGCTGTCGGAGGATTTGCAGGTTCAACTATCATGCTGGCTATCCGCATGGGGGTTGCACGCGGTGTATTCTCCAACGAATCCGGACTCGGCAGTGCTCCTATCGCGGCTGCCGCTGCACAGACCAAGCAGCCTGTTACTCAGGCTCTGGTTTCCATGACCCAGACCTTCATCGATACCCTGATTGTCTGCACCATGACCGGCCTCGTACTGATCCTCACCGGAGTATGGTCAAGCGGCGCAACCGGCGCGGAACTGACAACTCTGGGTTTCGGGGCAGGATTCTCCGGCGGAGAGCATGTTGTCACCATCGGTCTGGTCCTCTTCGCCTACTCCACCATTCTCGGCTGGAGTTATTACGGTGAAAAATCCATCGAATACCTGCTCGGCATCAAGGCAGTTCTGCCCTACCGCCTCGCTTTCATCGTATTCGTCGGTATCGGAGCCGTGGCAAAACTCAGTCTGGTATGGAACATCTCCGATACCCTTAACGGCCTGATGGCTATTCCCAACCTTGTCGGTCTCCTGCTGCTGACCCCGGTTGTTGTATCCGAGACCAAAAAGTTCTTTGAAAGACAGGAAGACAAATCAGAAAGTATGGCCCCATCAGCTGCTACTGAAACTGAAAAATAG
- the alr gene encoding alanine racemase encodes MKNPASFAPVWAEIDLSAIKQNFKEVQRLVNRQSKIMAVVKADAYGHGLTKVARCLDKAGVDYFAVARLDEAICLRDQGIEKPILILGYTPPEAAGALHRNNITQTVFSTDYALRLNEQARTCGKIRIHIKIDTGMGRLGLVHETKHGMLSESVAAIHRLPLLETEGLFTHFAASDEADKTSANTQLRQFKNLIEDIEKQGITIPLKHAANSAAVIDLPESYFNMVRPGIMLYGLYPSSGVRQINADLKPAMQVKARIAQVKDVPAGFRISYGHTYTTPAATRLATIPLGYADGYRRQLSSAGKVLVHGQLSQIVGRVCMDQSVIDLGQIENVQAGDEVVIIGRQENAELSAERMACELGTINYEIVSTLMARVPRIYKDI; translated from the coding sequence ATGAAAAATCCGGCCAGCTTCGCCCCGGTCTGGGCAGAAATAGACCTGAGTGCCATCAAACAAAATTTCAAGGAAGTGCAACGTCTTGTGAACCGACAGTCGAAAATAATGGCTGTGGTAAAGGCGGATGCCTACGGGCACGGCCTGACAAAAGTGGCCCGGTGTCTAGATAAAGCAGGAGTGGATTATTTCGCAGTTGCAAGGCTGGACGAAGCAATCTGCCTACGTGATCAAGGCATTGAAAAACCGATTCTGATCCTCGGCTACACGCCCCCGGAAGCAGCTGGAGCACTGCACAGGAACAACATAACCCAAACCGTTTTTTCAACTGATTACGCTCTGCGGCTCAATGAACAGGCCCGTACCTGCGGTAAAATAAGAATCCACATTAAAATCGATACCGGCATGGGCCGTCTGGGACTTGTGCATGAAACCAAGCACGGCATGCTTTCCGAATCAGTGGCAGCTATCCACCGGCTCCCGCTTCTGGAAACAGAAGGACTTTTCACCCATTTTGCGGCCAGCGACGAAGCGGACAAAACCAGCGCCAACACCCAGCTCAGACAATTCAAAAACCTCATCGAAGACATAGAAAAACAAGGAATCACCATTCCCCTCAAACATGCAGCAAACAGTGCGGCGGTTATCGACCTGCCGGAATCATATTTTAACATGGTCCGCCCCGGAATCATGCTTTACGGTCTCTATCCTTCAAGCGGCGTCCGCCAGATCAACGCGGACCTTAAACCGGCCATGCAGGTCAAGGCCCGCATAGCGCAGGTTAAAGATGTTCCCGCCGGATTCAGGATCAGCTACGGACACACCTACACTACCCCCGCAGCCACAAGGCTGGCGACAATTCCCTTAGGCTATGCGGACGGATACAGGCGGCAGCTTTCATCCGCCGGAAAAGTACTGGTCCACGGGCAGCTGTCCCAGATTGTAGGCCGGGTCTGTATGGATCAGAGCGTTATCGACTTGGGACAAATAGAAAATGTGCAGGCAGGGGATGAGGTAGTCATTATAGGTAGGCAGGAAAACGCGGAACTTTCAGCTGAAAGGATGGCCTGCGAACTGGGAACTATCAATTACGAGATCGTTTCCACCCTTATGGCCAGAGTTCCCAGAATTTACAAGGATATTTAA
- a CDS encoding response regulator, with amino-acid sequence MIFFCDTDQVAKLSFVRGICLSFFLLFIVCLLGPGCTAVADDFPGTEKKKTEVDLKLTPEEEAFVRSGVKLRMSEVNWEPLSIVDEDDQFKGIIADYMDMISVLSGLQFEFVPSRSWAEVLQKYTNGELDIIPALSIRDMVERDVLFSDAYVSFPLVIVTSDTALSVKSLDEFKKKRVAAGLNYTSYYYVQENYPEIDLVGTLDVEEGLLLLTKGKVDAFVGHLAVVVDSMNRLGLKNLKIAGTTKFDFDHRIGVSPDYPLAFSIINKALAAITDDYHRKIRQKWFNVRYEQVSDYRELLFLFAFLIMALATIIFWNRKLFKLNESLNKEVAQRRRMEKAHNLLYEIALAVPRVSGIDEFYPIIQGQINKLMPARNFYIAAYDRETDIISFPYFSDERETTPAPRKIGAGLTDYVLRTGKPLFGDWATRMEMLEKGDYEQIGAERELWLGVPLKLQEDVVGVMAVQSYEDDQILDERDFEVLLFLSSYVGLALERLFLMEKGREQTLALKEREIKYRSIFDNASDAILLMDLDYNLVSANPEAVSMFRCSSEEELLSYRPENLIVPNQFEGVFFDGLLEDLSRTSVAKGELDFDIVCRRLDGEEFFASVRARKMDISGRPLLQTTLSDVTEQRRTKKELQDSYHRLHDIVEFLPDPTIVIDSKGTVLAWNKAVEEATGVRKEDIIGKGDHEYSLSFYGERRPILIDFALRDDLEPLTDEYESLERRGDKVYGEVYTPRAFGGEGAYFWGIAGPLRNQTGQIVGAVECMRNVTERRQVEKELNRSRLAAEAATRAKSEFLANMSHEIRTPMNSILGFGHLLQNAELDPLQREYLDKMMSSADSLLSIIGDILDFSKIEAGKFVLEDVEFNLDDVLEKICNMVAVKAECKGIDFVLSVEPEVPFNLRGDPLRLGQVLINLTNNAVKFTDTGEVSLIVACETDCDGDSRIRFTVRDSGIGLSREEISMLFNSFTQADASTTRKYGGTGLGLAIARSLVELMGGSVSVESQPGLGSSFYFTIPLSAVGKENSIVLPEIAEGMKVLVVESNRIARDFVRSTLENAGFRVAVDSSASAALERLAGQSAKDAFSFILISGKLYDMHVTDAVGRIRGIAGLENIPIILMAPVNVDDSFRREAALMGVDGFVSRPVTRTSLYSSLGDEFAELENSAAPADYGEPVPEIGFSGTAPRVLVVEDNELNQQVARRMLESLGLTVDVAENGRKALDALNSEIYNLVLMDIQMPEMDGLTAARIIRSDIRYAKLPILAMTAHAMPGDREKSIAAGMNEHLIKPVNPDDLKKALGKYLDVDIVAYTPLADDAGIEDEPPLQFPGINSAKGLLNIGNNRESYLKVLQGFRNGYENFPAELRSILDESGREQALMKIHSLKGVAGNIGAGNIYELCRALESDMRAEGSGGYTESLNYLIAELQMVLKGLEGLDVSKVPQSREYVFDKEKSFNLISKLYIMLGEGDAESGDVLDELRVHFNLESYTEQLDELTRHIENFDFDDGRSVLEFIAEKLGVQLGKG; translated from the coding sequence GTGATTTTTTTTTGTGATACCGACCAAGTGGCGAAACTCAGCTTTGTCCGTGGGATATGTCTTTCGTTTTTTCTGCTTTTCATAGTTTGTCTTTTGGGACCAGGATGCACTGCTGTTGCCGATGATTTTCCTGGCACCGAAAAGAAAAAAACTGAAGTTGACCTAAAACTGACCCCGGAAGAAGAGGCCTTCGTCCGTAGCGGAGTCAAGCTCCGGATGAGTGAGGTTAACTGGGAGCCTTTGTCTATAGTTGATGAAGATGACCAATTTAAAGGTATCATCGCGGATTATATGGACATGATTTCGGTCCTTTCGGGGCTGCAGTTCGAATTCGTACCCAGCAGGTCCTGGGCGGAGGTTCTTCAGAAATATACCAATGGTGAGCTCGATATTATTCCGGCTTTGAGCATTAGGGATATGGTTGAAAGGGACGTGTTGTTTTCCGATGCATATGTCTCTTTCCCTCTGGTCATAGTTACAAGTGACACTGCGTTGTCCGTGAAAAGTCTGGATGAATTCAAGAAGAAAAGGGTTGCTGCCGGACTGAATTATACCAGCTATTACTATGTGCAGGAGAATTATCCGGAAATAGATCTGGTTGGAACACTGGATGTGGAAGAAGGACTGTTGCTTCTGACCAAGGGCAAGGTTGACGCCTTTGTGGGGCATCTTGCGGTTGTGGTCGATAGCATGAACAGGCTGGGTCTAAAAAATCTTAAGATCGCCGGAACCACCAAATTTGATTTTGACCATCGTATAGGGGTTTCACCTGATTATCCGCTGGCCTTTTCAATTATAAATAAAGCTCTTGCGGCCATTACTGATGATTACCACCGTAAAATACGCCAGAAGTGGTTTAATGTGCGTTATGAGCAGGTCTCTGATTACCGTGAACTGCTTTTCCTTTTCGCTTTTCTAATTATGGCTCTGGCTACCATTATCTTTTGGAACCGTAAGCTGTTCAAGCTTAATGAATCCTTGAACAAAGAGGTTGCCCAGCGTCGCAGAATGGAAAAAGCCCATAATCTCCTGTACGAAATTGCCCTGGCTGTGCCGCGTGTTTCAGGTATTGATGAATTTTATCCAATAATACAAGGGCAGATTAACAAGCTGATGCCTGCGCGAAATTTTTATATCGCAGCATATGACAGGGAAACAGATATAATCAGCTTTCCATATTTTTCTGATGAAAGGGAAACAACCCCTGCTCCTAGAAAGATAGGAGCAGGACTTACTGATTATGTGCTCAGAACCGGAAAGCCTTTGTTCGGAGATTGGGCAACCCGCATGGAGATGCTCGAAAAAGGTGATTATGAGCAGATAGGAGCCGAGCGTGAACTCTGGCTGGGCGTCCCTTTGAAGCTTCAAGAAGATGTTGTGGGGGTCATGGCTGTTCAGTCTTATGAAGATGACCAGATTCTTGATGAAAGGGATTTCGAAGTACTGCTTTTCCTATCAAGTTATGTGGGGCTGGCTCTTGAGCGTTTATTCCTTATGGAAAAGGGGCGGGAACAAACTCTTGCCTTGAAGGAAAGGGAAATTAAATACCGATCCATCTTTGATAACGCCAGTGATGCCATCCTGTTAATGGATTTAGACTACAATCTTGTCAGCGCCAACCCGGAAGCTGTTTCCATGTTTCGTTGCTCTTCCGAAGAGGAGTTGCTTTCTTATCGTCCGGAGAATCTGATTGTCCCGAACCAGTTTGAGGGTGTTTTTTTTGATGGCCTGCTGGAGGATTTGTCCCGGACCTCCGTGGCAAAGGGAGAGCTTGATTTTGATATAGTCTGCAGACGGCTGGACGGAGAAGAGTTTTTTGCCAGTGTACGTGCCCGTAAGATGGATATCAGCGGCAGGCCGTTGCTGCAGACTACACTGAGTGATGTAACAGAGCAGCGCAGGACCAAGAAGGAATTGCAGGATTCGTATCACCGCTTGCATGATATAGTTGAATTCTTGCCTGACCCGACTATCGTTATCGACAGTAAAGGGACTGTTCTTGCATGGAATAAGGCTGTGGAAGAAGCCACTGGAGTACGTAAGGAAGATATCATCGGTAAAGGTGATCATGAGTATTCACTCTCTTTTTATGGTGAGCGCAGGCCTATTCTTATTGATTTTGCCCTCAGGGATGATCTGGAGCCGCTTACCGATGAGTATGAATCGCTGGAGCGTCGGGGGGACAAGGTTTACGGCGAGGTCTATACACCGAGGGCCTTTGGTGGTGAGGGGGCTTATTTCTGGGGAATTGCCGGACCGTTACGCAATCAGACAGGGCAGATAGTCGGTGCTGTAGAGTGTATGCGAAATGTTACTGAACGCAGACAGGTGGAAAAAGAACTCAACCGTTCAAGACTGGCTGCAGAAGCCGCAACACGTGCGAAATCTGAATTCCTTGCCAATATGAGCCACGAAATCAGGACCCCCATGAACAGCATTCTCGGGTTCGGGCATTTGCTGCAGAATGCCGAACTTGATCCGTTGCAGCGGGAATATCTGGATAAAATGATGTCCTCAGCCGACTCTCTGCTCTCAATTATCGGCGATATTCTGGATTTTTCCAAAATTGAGGCCGGCAAATTCGTGCTGGAGGATGTTGAATTCAATCTGGACGATGTGCTGGAAAAAATATGCAATATGGTTGCGGTCAAAGCAGAATGCAAGGGTATTGATTTTGTCCTTTCTGTTGAGCCGGAAGTTCCCTTTAACCTCAGGGGTGATCCTTTGCGCCTTGGGCAGGTGTTGATCAATCTTACTAACAATGCAGTTAAATTTACTGATACCGGAGAAGTCAGTTTGATTGTTGCTTGTGAAACCGATTGCGATGGAGATTCCCGGATCAGGTTTACAGTCAGGGATAGTGGTATCGGTCTTAGCAGGGAAGAAATCTCTATGCTGTTTAATTCTTTTACTCAGGCTGACGCTTCCACTACCCGTAAATACGGCGGAACCGGGCTGGGGCTGGCTATTGCCCGCTCTCTTGTAGAGCTTATGGGCGGTAGTGTCAGTGTTGAAAGTCAGCCGGGACTCGGCAGCTCTTTTTATTTTACCATTCCATTATCCGCAGTTGGCAAAGAGAACAGCATTGTCCTGCCCGAGATTGCAGAAGGTATGAAGGTTCTTGTGGTTGAAAGCAACAGGATTGCCCGTGATTTTGTGCGGTCTACACTGGAAAATGCAGGTTTCAGGGTTGCGGTGGACAGTTCTGCCTCTGCAGCTCTTGAAAGGCTGGCAGGACAGAGTGCGAAAGATGCTTTCTCTTTTATCCTGATATCCGGGAAATTGTATGATATGCACGTGACTGATGCTGTAGGGCGGATCAGGGGCATCGCAGGACTGGAAAATATACCGATTATATTAATGGCTCCCGTTAACGTTGATGATTCTTTTCGCCGGGAAGCGGCATTGATGGGGGTGGACGGTTTTGTTTCCCGTCCGGTGACCCGTACATCCCTTTACTCGTCTTTAGGCGATGAATTTGCTGAACTGGAAAATTCTGCTGCTCCGGCTGATTATGGTGAGCCTGTTCCTGAGATCGGTTTTTCAGGAACGGCGCCAAGAGTTCTGGTTGTTGAAGATAATGAACTTAACCAGCAGGTTGCCCGCAGAATGCTGGAGTCTCTGGGGCTGACAGTGGATGTTGCAGAGAATGGACGCAAGGCCTTGGATGCCCTGAATTCTGAAATCTACAATCTTGTGCTTATGGATATTCAGATGCCGGAGATGGATGGTCTCACTGCAGCCCGCATCATCCGTTCCGATATACGCTACGCCAAGCTGCCTATTCTTGCCATGACCGCCCATGCCATGCCCGGAGACCGGGAAAAAAGTATTGCGGCCGGGATGAATGAACATTTGATAAAGCCTGTTAATCCTGATGATCTGAAAAAAGCTCTGGGTAAATATCTTGATGTGGATATTGTTGCTTATACTCCCTTGGCGGACGATGCCGGTATTGAAGATGAGCCTCCTTTGCAGTTTCCCGGCATCAACAGCGCCAAAGGTTTGTTGAATATCGGTAATAATCGTGAAAGTTATTTGAAGGTATTACAGGGATTCAGGAACGGGTATGAGAATTTTCCTGCAGAGTTGAGGAGCATACTTGACGAATCCGGCAGGGAGCAGGCTTTAATGAAAATTCATTCCTTGAAAGGAGTTGCCGGTAATATCGGGGCCGGGAATATTTATGAATTATGCCGTGCTTTGGAATCGGATATGCGTGCTGAAGGATCAGGCGGTTATACTGAAAGTCTGAATTACCTTATTGCCGAGCTGCAGATGGTACTTAAGGGATTGGAAGGTCTTGATGTTTCCAAAGTACCGCAGAGCCGTGAATATGTATTCGATAAAGAGAAAAGTTTTAATCTTATAAGCAAACTGTATATAATGCTTGGCGAAGGTGACGCCGAGTCCGGAGATGTTCTGGACGAACTGCGCGTACATTTTAATCTTGAAAGTTATACAGAGCAGCTTGATGAATTAACCCGGCATATTGAGAACTTTGATTTTGATGATGGTCGTTCCGTGCTGGAATTTATTGCTGAAAAACTAGGTGTTCAGCTTGGTAAGGGGTAG
- a CDS encoding diguanylate cyclase, with amino-acid sequence MEERSKILIVDDERLNLNVLSDLLRQDYKVVLAKNGNQALDRINSDNPPDLVLLDVLMPEIDGYEVLRKIKSREETKSIPVIFITALDSEHDEARGLEMGAVDYIRKPFHPPIVTARVKNHLTIARQRKLLEGLANLDGLTEMPNRRSFELALEKEWRRCSRSGDKISLVMLDVDCFKQYNDNYGHTAGDEILKRVAGVLQAEVQRPADVAARYGGEEFVLLLPETDSDGGRYIAEKIRVLISELDIKHEFSSVCNVLTVSLGGVTVVPSTFSKAQDLTIGADSMLYEAKRRGRNMVLWTDFT; translated from the coding sequence ATGGAAGAAAGATCTAAAATTCTTATTGTTGATGATGAACGTTTGAATCTTAATGTCCTTTCGGATCTGTTGCGTCAGGATTATAAGGTGGTTCTGGCCAAGAACGGTAATCAGGCCCTTGATCGGATTAATTCAGACAATCCTCCCGATCTGGTTCTTCTGGATGTGCTTATGCCGGAAATAGACGGCTACGAGGTGCTGCGCAAAATTAAATCCAGAGAGGAAACCAAGTCTATTCCGGTTATTTTTATTACCGCCCTTGATTCCGAACACGACGAGGCTCGCGGACTGGAGATGGGAGCTGTCGACTACATCCGCAAACCTTTCCACCCGCCAATTGTCACGGCGCGTGTCAAAAACCATCTTACAATTGCGCGCCAACGCAAATTGCTGGAAGGACTTGCCAATCTTGACGGGCTTACCGAGATGCCCAACCGCAGGAGTTTTGAACTGGCCCTGGAAAAGGAATGGCGACGCTGCAGTCGTTCCGGGGATAAAATTTCTCTTGTAATGCTTGATGTTGATTGCTTCAAACAATACAACGACAATTATGGTCATACTGCCGGGGATGAAATTCTGAAGAGAGTTGCCGGAGTCTTGCAGGCCGAGGTGCAACGTCCGGCTGATGTGGCAGCCCGTTACGGAGGAGAGGAATTCGTGCTGCTGCTTCCCGAGACTGATTCTGACGGAGGCAGGTATATTGCCGAAAAAATCAGGGTTCTGATTTCCGAGCTGGATATCAAACACGAATTTTCATCAGTCTGTAATGTTCTTACTGTAAGTCTTGGAGGAGTCACTGTTGTCCCCTCCACTTTTTCCAAGGCGCAGGATTTGACCATTGGAGCAGATTCCATGCTTTATGAAGCCAAGCGAAGGGGCAGGAATATGGTTCTCTGGACTGATTTTACCTGA